A stretch of Gasterosteus aculeatus chromosome 4, fGasAcu3.hap1.1, whole genome shotgun sequence DNA encodes these proteins:
- the LOC120818229 gene encoding pre-mRNA-processing factor 39, whose translation MAAEGYEEMSGNGELEESSATEASEATASPRAEMAEMSEENGGPAVAPDVSVRPDPVSFSMPPPAEDDEGELPADFERLWKAAHDNPQDFTGWTDLLQYCEQESHITASRRALAAFLTRYPLCYGYWKKFADLERRAGFNNKAEEVCVQGLQAIPLSVDLWIHYINLLLGTLDMNLPESPSRIRSVFEDAVVAAGLDFHSDRLWDLYVEWEKEQGNMKRAVAVLDRVLKVPTQLYNTHYDKFKDQLNGQEPEEVLSTEEYEELRTLCRQTQKAERAKQAQEEEEEERPPGEEEPATPEGTDSEELMQKIREQVLLRRDKVYQDNEGEVRKRWHFEDAIKRPYFHVKPLDRLQLRAWHSYLDWEVAELNKDPKDPQDSQDPQQDPDQAATEEPEVTVQPQVDSEGAAVAHDDTRVRILFERCLIACALYEEFWIRYNQYLESQSLEEARAVFKRACEVHLAYKPNIHMQWATFEERHGDLSEARRVLEALEKTLPGLAVVRLRRAALERRAGLLDQSEALLREAVDESKENPTLHAFFSIKLARLLLKLGRNPSRARGVLQEALEISPDNDKLHLNLLELEVSGDPSAEAVQECVTRALAAALAPHTKILFSQRRLQFAEDYSNSIASVLSVYEEHQKLLKELGGTKRGAENGDEDSEKMSKSDDGSAVAVSAEVAATMAHVPITTPPPPVVGADASSQAAYGGYSSWYQQPQYGSYGSYGSYGYQNTWNYNQGYYPPS comes from the exons ATGGCGGCGGAAGGCTATGAGGAGATGAGCGGCAACGGGGAGCTCGAAGAGTCTTCAG CCACGGAGGCCTCTGAGGCCACCGCATCGCCTCGAGCCGAAATGGCAGAGATGTCGGAAGAGAACGGCGGTCCCGCCGTGGCCCCCGACGTCTCTGTGCGCCCCGACCCCGTTTCCTTCTCCATGCCCCCACCTGCGGAAGACGACGAGGGGGAACTGCCCGCGGACTTTGAGCGCCTGTGGAAGGCCGCCCACGACAATCCTCAAGACTTCACCGGCTGGACGGACCTGCTTCAATACTGCGAGCAAGAG AGTCACATCACGGCGTCGCGCAGAGCGCTGGCGGCTTTCCTCACTCGCTACCCGCTCTGCTACGGCTACTGGAAGAAATTTGCCGATCTGGAACGCCGCGCTGGGTTCAACAACAAAGCAGAGGAG GTGTGTGTCCAGGGTCTACAGGCAATCCCGCTGAGTGTAGATCTGTGGATCCACTACATCAATCTGCTGCTGGGAACACTGGACATGAACCTCCCTGAGTCGCCCTCGAGGATTCGCAG TGTGTTTGAGGACGCGGTTGTGGCAGCAGGTCTGGACTTCCACTCCGACAGGCTGTGGGATCTTTATGTCGAGTGGGAAAAGGAGCAGGGAAACATGAAGAGAGCCGTAGCAGTCCTGGACAGAGTCCTCAAAGTCCCCACCCAGCTCTACAACACCCACTACGACAA GTTCAAAGACCAACTCAACGGCCAGGAGCCTGAAGAGGTGCTTTCCACAGAGGAATATGAGGAGCTGAGGACGCTGTGCCGTCAGACTCAGAAAGCGGAGCGTGCCAAACAggcccaggaggaggaggaggaggagcggccgCCAGGGGAGGAAGAGCCCGCCACACCGGAGGGCACCGACTCG GAGGAATTGATGCAGAAGATTAGGGAACAAGTGCTGCTTCGCAGGGACAAAGTGTACCAAGACAACGAGGGAGAGGTCCGCAAGCGTTGGCACTTTGAAGACGCT ATCAAACGTCCTTACTTCCACGTCAAGCCCCTGGATCGCCTCCAACTGAGGGCCTGGCACTCCTACCTGGACTGGGAGGTCGCCGAGCTGAACAAGGACCCCAAAGACCCCCAAGACTCCCAAGACCCCCAACAAG ATCCAGACCAGGCTGCCACAGAGGAGCCGGAGGTCACAGTCCAGCCACAGGTTGACTCAGAGGGGGCTGCGGTTGCCCATGACGACACCAGGGTGCGCATTCTCTTCGAGCGTTGCCTGATTGCCTGCGCCCTGTATGAGGAATTCTGGATCAGG TACAACCAGTACCTGGAGTCGCAGAGTTTGGAGGAGGCGCGCGCTGTCTTCAAACGGGCCTGTGAGGTCCACCTGGCGTACAAACCCAACATCCACATGCAGTGGGCCACCTTCGAGGAGAGGCACG GGGACCTGAGCGAGGCCCGGCGGGTGCTGGAGGCTCTGGAGAAAACGCTCCCGGGATTGGCGGTCGTCCGACTTCGCAGGGCGGCTCTAGAGAGGCGGGCGGGCCTGCTGGACCAATCGGAGGCGCTGCTGCGTGAGGCGGTGGACGAATCCAAAGAGAATCCCACGTTGCACGCTTTCTTTTCCATCAAGCTGGCACGGCTGCTGCTGAAGCTGGGCAGGAACCCCAGCAGAGCCCGCGGAGTCTTACAGGAGGCGCTGGAGATCAGCCCG GACAACGATAAGCTGCACCTGAACCTGTTGGAGCTGGAGGTGTCGGGCGACCCCTCAGCGGAGGCGGTGCAGGAGTGTGTGACGCGAGCGCTGGCAGCTGCCCTCGCCCCCCACACCAAGATCCTCTTCTCCCAGAGACGCCTGCAGTTTGCGGAGGACTACAGCAACTCTATTGCGAG TGTGCTGTCGGTCTACGAGGAGCACcagaagctgctgaaggagtTGGGCGGAAcgaagagaggagcagagaacgG GGATGAGGACTCGGAGAAGATGAGCAAAAGTGACGACGGCTCGGCTGTTGCCGTGTCTGCAGAAGTGGCAGCGACGATGGCGCATGTCCCCATCACGACGCCGCCTCCTCCTGTGGTGGGCGCCGACGCCAGCTCACAGGCCGCCTATGGGGGATACAGCAGCTGGTACCAG CAGCCGCAATACGGCAGCTACGGAAGCTACGGCAGCTACGGTTACCAGAACACCTGGAACTACAACCAAGGCTACTATCCCCCCAGCTAG
- the ubxn1 gene encoding UBX domain-containing protein 1, with product MAELTTLESLLEMGFERNRAEKAVANTGNQGIEQAMDWLMEHENDPDIDEPFVPPVGNVLGGEADSQSTTEQPSLADTAEGTADGVGNYDNDDTSARMPMSEEEKLEQVRRLEELMRVKQAERRERERAEELEREKQRRRQGQELQQIRQKLQDDDMKKLADQRMKEKMEDKMARQRVKDKIARDREERAQKFGGIAPPSTASSSQPAQPSPSSPTSHGPPPTKKEYDESRIQVRLLDGSTLTAVFKAQEPLAAVRVYVQVNGNTPEGQDFTLLSPYPRHVYTELDMEKPLKELGLVPSAVLVVAKK from the exons ATGGCAGAGCTAACGACACTAGAGAGCCTGCTGGAGATGGGCTTTGAAAGAAACCGAGC GGAAAAGGCGGTGGCCAACACGGGCAACCAGGGAATAGAGCAAGCCATGGACTG GTTAATGGAACACGAGAACGACCCGGACATCGACGAGCCGTTCGTGCCTCCTGTGGGGAACGTCCTgggaggagaagcagacagTCAGTCCACCACGGAGCAGCCGTCACTAGCAGACACCGCCGAAG GTACAGCAGATGGAGTTGGGAACTACGACAACGATGACACAAGTGCAAGGATGCCaatgtcagaggaggagaaacttGAGCAAGTTAGACG gCTGGAAGAGCTGATGCGCGTGAAGCAGGCGGAGAGGCGAGAGCGAGAGCGGGCAGAAGAGTTGGAGCGGGAGAAGCAGCGGAGGAGACAGGGCCAAGAGCTGCAGCAGATTCGCCAAAAGCTGCAGGATGATGATATGAAAAAGCTGGCTGATCAGCGCAtgaaagagaagatggaggacaaGATGGCACG GCAAAGGGTTAAAGACAAGATTGCACGAGACAGAGAGGAGCGAGCACAGAAG TTTGGAGGCATTGCCCCCCCGAGCACGGCATCATCGTCCCAACCTGCTCAGCCAAGCCCCTCATCACCCACCAGTCACGGACCGCCACCCACTAAGAAGGAGTACGATGAGTCCAGGATACAG GTACGTCTGCTGGACGGCTCGACCCTCACGGCGGTCTTCAAGGCCCAGGAGCCGCTGGCGGCGGTGCGCGTCTACGTGCAGGTGAACGGCAACACACCCGAGGGTCAAGACTTCACGCTGCTGTCGCCTTACCCGCGTCATGTCTACACCGAACTGGACATGGAGAAGCCCCTCAAAGAACTGG GTTTGGTGCCTTCAGCTGTGCTGGTTGTTGCCAAAAAGTGA